TTCAGTCAGGTTATCGAGACTGCCGACAAGCAAGCCCGTCGCACCGCATTGGCGCGGCGCGAGAGGGATATCGTCGATTGGCAGCGCGAGGTGGCACTCTCGGAGCTTGAGGCTGAGGTCCGAGCAAGTTTCACCGAAATATTGCTCGCTCAGGAATCCGTCGAACTTCGTCAGGAGCAGCTTGAACTGGCTGAGCAGAGCGAGCGTGAGACGGCACGATTAGTGGAGGCCGCTCGGTCTTCGCAGGTAGAGCTCTCACGGGCAGTCCTCGCTGTGCGCCAGCAGCGCTATGCCCTGGAGCAGGCCCTGAGGTATCTGAGCGTGGCCAAGGCAAACCTGGTCATGTTATGGGGACCGCAGGCAGAAGCCGACTTCGATGTCGAGGGGACGATCCGCCTGGAGCCAGATGTTCCTGCTTTTTCCGACTTGGTGGCCAGCCTGACCAACACCGTCCATCTGGGGCAGTATGAGGCGCTCCGCAGTAGCCGCGAAGCCGCTCTGGAATTGGAGAAGGCGCAAGCAGTTCCCGACTTCGAAGTCTTTGCAGGCGGTCGCTACTTCAACGAGGATAACGGTAATTTCGGCTTTGTTGCCGGGATTGAAGTCCCTTGGCCGCTCTTCGACAGGAACCAGGGGAACATCCGTACGGCGCGGGCACAAGTGCGTGCCGTCGAATACGAGCGCGAGGCGCTGCGTCGCGAGCTGCTCATCCGGCTCAACCGTGCCTACCAGGCGCTGACGAGTGCGCACGCCGAGGCGATGTCCGTCCAAGAGCAGTTGATGCCGGGAGCCGAGCAGGCTCTGGCGGATATATCCGCAGGCTACGAGCGTGGCCAGTACACGCAGCTGGATGTGCTCAGTAGCCGCGAAACGCTCTTCGAAGTCCGTGAAGCCTATCTGGGTGCGCTTCAGCGCTACACCGCTGCCCAGATTGAGATCCAGACGCTCACGCGCCCTGTCAACGGCCGGCCATAAAATACACCGTTTATAAACACATTCAAAACACTTACCATTATGTATATATTTAAAATCAAATCAGTCTCTGAAAACTCAGCACGCGCCTTGACCTATGCTGTCGTCCTGGCAGCAGCGTCGCCACTGGTAAACGCGAACACAGAACCCACCAGCGACGGGAAATGCCCCGATCAACCGGTCATCACCCAGACACATGGCAAGCACTACTCCCATGCCAGAAATGGCCGCCGTCATGGGGTGGGATTTTTGGGGACTACGCAATCTGAGGTTAAGGCCGAATCAAGCCCCTCACAAGCGTCTCCAGCGTCGCCGAAAAGCACAGAAGGCTGCGTTTCTAGCGCGGATAAGGAGCTCACGAAGGCGGCGAATGAGACTGACGAAAAACGCTGTGAGGTAAAAACGCAGGGGCATGGCCGCCACTACTCCGGAGGTAAGAAGGGACGTCGCCATGGCACACCGGCCTTTGGGGCGAAAGTCAGCCATGATAAATGCGGAGACAACACGTCTGCCGACGGCTCCCCGGCTCCTACTGCCCCTGTGTCAGACAGCGAAACAACCTCCAACCAGTAGCTTAAAATGAACGTTGTAAATAAAATGCGACCCACACTATTTCTCGCTACGCTGTTGGGGCTGTCCCAGGCGACGCTCGCGTATTCAGATACGGATACGCATGACCACGGTGATCACTCCGGACATAGCCATGCCGATGAAGGCTCCCCCGCCGACGGGCATGGCGACGAGGACGAGCATCACGACCACGAGGAGGGCGTCGTGGTGCTCTCGCCGGAGGTGCTGGAGGAGTTCGGCATCGAGCTGGCGCAGGCCGGGCCGGGCACCTTGCACGAGGAAGTGATTCTCCCCGGCGAGATTCAGTTCAATCGTGAACATGTCGCCTACGTGACGCCCCGCTATGCCAGCACCGTACTGGAGATCAAGGCACGGCTTGCGGACCCGGTTAAGCAGGGGCAGGTCCTGGCCATGCTGGAAAGCACGGACACGCTTCGACCCTTTGAGATCACGGCACCCTTTGACGGTGTCATTACGGCCTATGAGATTACGCAGGGTGAAACGGTGGAGGCGGGCGCCCCTCTGTTTACCGTGGCTGATCTGTCCACACTCTGGGCGGACCTGCGTATTTACCAGCGCGATCTCGGTAAGGTCACCCGAGGGCAGCCGGTACTCATAACCGGCGGGCATGAGGGCGGTGAGTTTCGCGGCACGGTTGGGTACATCGCTCCGGTTATCGACGAGCACACCCGTACCGGGCTGGTCCGGGTCGTGGTAGAAAATGCGGAGGGACTCTGGAAGCCCGGTCAGTTCATCAAGGGAAGCGTCACGGTTGGTAATCACCATGCGGACATCGTGATCCCGCGCACAGCGGTCCTCGACTACGAGGGCCAGACGGTCGTGTTTGTGCAGACGGACGATGGCTTCGAGCCGCGTCCGATTGTACTCGGACACGGTGATGCCGATTCGCTGGCCGTCGAAAGCGGCCTGGAGCCGGGAGAGACTTACGTCGCACAAAACCCGATTTCGCTGAAGGCGGAACTGGGCAAAGGCTCATTCGGCGGACACCAGCACTAACCCCCAGCGCAGCAAATACCATGTTACAGAAACTCATTGATTGCGCCCTGCGCAACAAGCTCGTGGTGGTGCTCCTGACGCTCGCCGTGATGGCGAGCGGCTACTGGAGCTACAAGCAGTTGCCCGTGGACGCATTTCCGGATGTCTCTCCGGCGCTCGTACAGGTCTTTACGGTGACATCCGGGCTCGGCCCTGAAGAGGTTGAGAAGTTCGTCACTTTTCCCGTGGAGGCCTCGATGAGCGGCCTGCCCGACGTGGAGGAAATTCGCTCGGTCTCGAACTTCGGACTGTCCGTGGTGAGTGTCTACTTTAAGGACGGCACGGACATCTACCACGCCCGCCAACTGGTGGGTGAGCGTTTGTCTGAGGCACGCGAGGCGATCCACGATGGCTTTGGAGAGCCACAGATGGGGCCTATCTCAACCGGGCAGGGGCTGGTGCTCTATTACAACCTCATCGATACCACTGGGCAGTACAGTCTGGAGGAACTACGCAGCATTCAGGACTGGGTGGTGAAGTACAACCTCCAGACTGTTCCTGGTGTGACTGAGGTGCTCGGCATTGGCGGGCAGGTCAAGCAGTTCCAGGTCAATGTCGACCCTGACGCTCTGCTGCGCTACAATCTGAGCCTGGGCGAGGTCATCGAGCGCATCAAGGCGAACAACCAGAACGTCGGCGGGCAGTTCATCGAGCACAACGGCGAGATGTTTATCGTCCGCTCGGAGGGGCTGGTCGGAGACCAGAGAGATCTGGAGCGCATCGTGATCACGCACGAGGACGGCACTCCGGTATACCTGGAAGATGTCGCCACGGTAGACATCGGCGGCGAGATCCGGCAGGGCATGCAGACCCGCAACGGGGAGGGCGAGGTGGTCTCCGGCATGGTGATCAAGCTCTACGGCTCAAATTCTTCCACGGTGATCGAAGCGGTGGAAAAGAAACTGGCGGAGATTGAGAAGGCTTTACCCGAGGGCGTGATCATCGACGCGTACTATCAGCAGAAAACGCTCGTGCAGGCCGCTGTCGGCACTGTCACCCGTGCGCTGCTTCAGGGGATCGGGCTGGTGGTGCTGGTCCTGCTGGTCTTCATCGGTGGCTTCAGGCCCAGTCTGGTGGTGGCGATTTCGATCCCGTTCTCGGTTTTGTTCGCGGCCATCGCGATGTACTACTTTGGCATCTCCGCCAACCTCATGTCGCTGGGCGGGCTCGCAATCGCTATCGGCATGATGGTGGACGGGACCATCGTCATGGTCGAGAATTCCGACCGTCTCCTGCGGCAGGCGGATGCGCGCGAATCCAAGTTTCGCGTGATCGCGCGCGCCTGCCGGGAGGTGGCGCAGCCGATCACCTTTGCGATCCTGATTGTCGTGCTGGTCTTTATCCCGCTGTTCACGCTTCAGGGGGTGGAGGGCAAGATGTTTCGCCCGCTGGCTTATACCGTGGCGCTGGCCATGTTTGGGTCGCTCATCTACGCGCTGATCGGGGCACCGGTTTACTCCGCTCTGCTGATGCGTAAGCCCCGCCGGAAAAAGGATGCTGCCCACGGGGAGAGCAGGGATATCTGGATCGTCCGCGCATTAGTATCCGTTTATCGCCCGATCGTGGGACTGTTCGTGCGTGTGCGCGTCTTGGCGGTTATGCTTTCGGTGCTGCTGCTCGCGCTGGGTGCGTGGATATTCCCCAGGCTGGGGTCGGAGTTCACGCCGCGTCTGATGGAGGGCGACATCATTGCCAATCTCACGATGGCGCCCTCGGTCTCGCTGGGGGAGACCATGCGCAACAGCCTGATTGCGGAGAAGCGTCTGCTGACGGTTCCCGAGATCGAGCAAGCCGTCTCGCGCATCGGTCGAGGTGAGGTCGGCGCCCATGCCGACCCGATCAACACCGTGCACATGATGGTCGTACTCAAACCCAAGGATCAATGGCGGGCGGGCTTTACCCAAATCGACGTAGAAAACGCCATGCGCGAAGCGCTGGAGGGCATGCCGGGCGTGCAGGTCAATATCACCCAGCCCATCCAGCTCTCCGTGGACGAGCTCATCGGTGGCTCAAAAGCCCAGCTCGCGATCAAGCTTTTCGGGGCGGACCTGGATGTGCTCAAGGTCAAGGGCGAGGAAATCGCCGACGTGGTCAACGGCATTGAAGGCGCCGCCGACGTGCAGACCGGCCAGGTTATTGGCTCCCCACAGATCGTTATCCGGCCCGACCGCGAGGCCATCGCCCGGCATGGACTCAATCTCTCTGAAGTGCAGGAGCTGATCGAGGCCGCCGTCGGTGGCGTCGAGGCTGGGCAGATCTACGAGGGCGTCCAGCGCTACGATATCTACGTGCGCTATCAGGAGCAGGCACGTGATTCGCTGGAAGATTTGAGCCATCTGATCGTGCGAACCTCAGAGGGTACACTGATCCCACTGGACGAAGTAGCCACGATCGATGAAATCGTAGGGCCTCGACAGATCGTCCGCGAGAACAACCAGCGTTATCTGGAAATCCAGGCCAATGTCGTGGGCCGCGACATCGGAGGTTTCGTGGCCGAGGCACAGACCGCCATCGAGGCGCAGGTCGAGCTCCCCTCGGGATACCTGGTGTCGTGGGGCGGCCAATACGAGCTCCAGCAGGAGGCGAACAAGCGCCTGGCAGTCGTCGTGCCGGTCACGCTCGCCCTCATCATGTTGTTGATCTACATGTCATTCGGGTCGGTAAAGAACACAGCGCTTATCCTGCTAAATATCCCGCTGGCTCTGGTCGGCGGCGTGGCCGGACTCTGGCTGGCGGGGGAGAATCTCTCTGTGCCGTCCAGTATCGGTTTCATCGCGCTGTTTGGCATCGCCCTGGGTAACGGGATGGTGCTAATGACTTACCTGAACCAGCTTGTCCGTGAAGGCAAAAACGTGGACGACGCCAGTATCGAAGGAGCCTGCCTGCGCGTGCGCCCGGTGCTGATGACCGCAGGGACGACGCTGCTGGGGCTGCTGCCGCTGCTACTGGCTACCGGAACGGGAAGCGAGGTGCAGCGGCCGCTGGCGCTGGTCGTCATTGGCGGCTTGCTATCCTCCACTGTGCTGACGCTGCTGGTCATTCCAGCACTGTATAAGTGGTTTGCCATTAACCCGAGGCTGGAGGCCTGAGCCATGTAGTACAATCAAAGCCTACATAGAGCCTAGCTGCCGGGATGAGGTGGCGCTCGCCCTGCACCGTATCGAGGGACTGACCGGGACGAGCTTCTCCGAAGTACTCGGTTTTTGGCGCGGCAAGGTGGAGGACCGTCATTCTAAACCGAGGCTCCGCAAAATGGAGTGGGGGAAGGTGTCCCTCGAACTCCCTTCATGGTGTGCTGCCACAACTTGGAAAAGTCGTTTTCACCTGCCTCGACCGATGCGCCGTTCACGCGAATTTCATCAAAGGCACCCACGAAGGAGAATGCCGGAACAATTTTCCCGTATCTGTCGATTGGCTGTGCCCACTCGACCTCTATGCGCTTTTCACTTATCCGCACGTGGATGTCCATGGTCGAAATGACTCCGTCCTGGTACGACAGGCTGTCTCCGTCGTCAGCGGTGTAATGGTAAGAAAATTCTCGCTCAGTGCCGGGGCGCCCGACGATGAGGAAATTAACATGGAGCAGGTCTGTGGCATTCGCGGAGGGCTCATCCTGCCGCAGCGGGATTATTGATCCTTCTCTGAAAAACACCCCGCTTGTTTCGGCATTTTCAGTATACTGCAGCGGGCTTCCTCCCGTCGTCCACTCGTCCTCGAAGGGCTGATACCAATCCTGCCCAGCGGGTAGGGGGATGCGGCGTTTGGTTTCGTCTTCGGACAGGCAGGGGGCGTGCAGAATGGAAGGCCCGACCATGAAGGCGTCGTCAACATAGCTCAGGTCAAGCTCATCGCTGCTGTTAAAATCATAGAACAAGGGGCGCATGATGGCGTCACCCCATTCCTGTTGAGCGATGAACTGCTGATAGAGATAGGGCATCAGCAGGTAGCGCAGGCGAATAAAGGCACGGCAAATCTCCAGCGTCTTCTGGTCAAAGGCCCAGGGCTCTTGTTTTATGCTGTTGAGGACAGAGTGGTTCCTGAAGAATGGAGTGAGAAAGGCGGCCTTGAACCACGCCCGAAGCAGTTCCGGGCATGTGTCTCCATCGAAGCCTCCGACATCAGCTCCGTTGAAAGGAATGCCGCTCAGGCTGAGGTTGAGGCAGGTGGGGATCATCATCCGAAGGTAGTGGAAGTTCGCTACATTATCGCCTGTCCACACCGCCGCGTATTTGCCCCCAGAGAGAAAGTTGGACCGGGTGAGCAGGAATATTCTCTTCTCGGGGTGCGCGCGCTCAAATCCCTCCCGCGTTGCGCGGGCCATGCCGAGGGCGTACTGGTTGTGGTACGTTTCGTGCGGGTGCTCACCATCCGCACCAAAGCGCATATCGTAGGGATTACTTTTCCCCGCCGCCGGGTCGTTCATGTCCAGCCAGGCGCCGACGAATCCCTGTCGTGCGAATGTCTCGGCCTGGTCGGCCCACCACTGGCGGACTTCCTCGCGGGAAAAATCCGGAAACACGGTCAGCCCCGGCCAGACCAACCCGACGAACTCTGTCCCCTCCGGGTTCTTGCAAAAGGCATTCTGAGCATGCCCAGTCTGATAGACATCGTAGTCAGGGTCCATCTTCACGCCGGGGTCAATGATGGGGACGACAGGGTGCCCAGCCTTACTCAGTGCCATGACCTCCTCTGCGAAGTCCGGGTTCTCTGCGGGGTCGGCGGTGAAGACGCGGAAACCGTCCATGTAGTCAATGTCCAGCCATAGCCCGTCAACCGGGATGTCATGCTGCTCAAAGTCCTCTCTGAGCGCCTGAAGCTGGCTCACCGAGCGGTAACCCCACCGCGACTGTTGGTAGCCCAGAGCCCACAGGGGCGGCCGCGGAGTCGTGCCCACCATTTGCTGGAACTGTCTTGTCAGTGCCGCCAGGGTAGGAGCCGCCAGGATGAACAAATCAGGCTGGCCGCTCTCGGCTCCGATCAGGATGGCATCTTCATCTCCCGTGCATACTTGGGTGAAGCTTTCGATCTTCAGCCGGGCAGCAATGGATAGAAAGGTGGCCTGCGGGTTATTATAAAGCAGGCCGACCCAGCCAGCTGGCGTCTGGATGATCAGGTAGGGTACCGAAACGTAGTACGGGTCGGGCCGACCTGCCACGATCTGCTCAAGCGGGAAATCGGCGAATACATCGGTGTTCCAGAATTTCGTGCGAAGGCCTGTGTGCTCGAATCCCGTGACTTTTGACCCCGCCCCGTAGTAGCGGTACTCCTGCTGATGGCAGAAGCGGAACATCGATGCGGTGCCACATTTACCAAACGTACGCTGAGGCAAAGACTGGAGCAGTGTCTGCCCATCGGTGTTGCTCAGGTGTATCGCGCCCTCAGGGGTGATTTCAAGTTGGTAAGGTTGACCGTCCTCGACGGCTTCCGGATTCAGCTCTGCCTGAGAGTAGTTTTCATCCCAGGACGCACCGCGAACGGTCAGCCGGAATATGCCCGGACGGCAGGTGTTCACCTCCACCGGTCGTGTCTCACCTGCGAATTGGAAATGCGCCTTAGGCTCGTAGCCGCTGGCGAACTGGAAGTTTTGGCTGAATGGGTATTTGTTAAAGTACATAGTATACTAGTGAAGGTCGAAGGTGATGGATCCGCCTGGAGTGATGGGTTGACGGCTGTTGTCCTCGGAGATCAGGACAATATCCTGCGCTCCCTTGGCGTTTTGGAGCTCATAGCTGACTCCGTCTGCTGACTTTGTCCGGACGAAGTAAACAGTGCTGGTGCTCGATAGCGTGTAAGTCGTCTCGCCGAGGCTAAAGCTCACCGCGCCGTCCGCTCCGGCCCACTCGGAGCCGTCGTCAGCACGGCCTTGTATCCCCAGCAGAGTGTTTATCTGGAGTTCCGGAAGGGCCTCGGGCGACCACTTCTGCGGAGTTTGCCCATCAGGTGAGAGCATGAGCTGCCAGGACTTTTCTCCTGCCTCCAGGTTCCACTTGCCGGGAGCCTTTGCGCTAGCGTTGAGAGTCGGGTGGCCCTGCATGACGGGCATGAGGATGTTGACAAAGCTGGCGGGAGCTTCGGCCTCTTTTGCATAGATGATGGTATGCAGCGGGTGCCGCTTGAACGTCCGCCATCCGAGCACGGGGTCCGTTTGACCGGACACGCTGGAAACCTCTAGTGCGCTGCTCTCAAGCGGGTACAACTCGATGCCTCGCCCCTCGCTGTCATGGGCCGAGACGGCCAGCGTTTCGGCATCGATCTCCGTCGGTGCGTCGAAGTGGAAGAGAGCTTCGTAGCGGTGATGGCCACTCCCTAGTAGACGGTCCCAGACCACAAACAGAGCCGGCTCCAGGTACAGTACGCTGCGGACATGGCGAATGCTCTTGTCCAGCTCGCCCTCGTACCCGATCGGCCAATAGTTGCGCCGCTCATAAACGGCCTGCTGATAGCCGGCGTCATAGACACCCTCGGCCAGCACAAACCCAGGGGTGGCACACCATCGGTTTTCGACTTTGGTCTGCGATCCGCTCGCATGCTGTTGCTTGCCATCGACGAGTAGGGTGTTGTGGGCTGCAGTGCCGAGCGCGTAGCTGCGCCACTCGGAGCTGTCGTAGATACAGTGGCCCGCCTCCGTGAGCAGCTCCCGCCCGCCTACTGACAGTATCAAGCCGAGACGGTCCTGGTGGAAGTGCTCGATGCCGGGAGGGCCAGCATCGAACCACAGCGTAAAGTCATCGGGGCTCCATCCACTGCGAAAGATCGCGTAGCCGGCATCCGGGAGCCAATCGCAAAGGGCGGGAGCTTGCCCTTGATCTCCTCCCGACACCACATAGGAAATTTCCGGGTCGTCCCACAGATCGAGGGATGAGCGCAGCGTGCTTTTTGTATTGAGCGGCAGACCGTCGTTAAACATCGGGACATTACCGGCCTGGTCCATCATGGCCCGCTCATAGGCGTACATGCTCCGCAGACCCTGCTCAAAGTACGCGCTGGGGCTTGTCCCGGCCGTTTTCAGTAGGTCCAGCGCCCGACGGAAGCGGGAGATCGTCACGTCGTGGTACCAGGGGCTCAGCTCTTTCTGCGAGCCATCAGCGTTGACCTGACGGCTCATCTCTTTCTCCAGTCTAGCCAGAGCCTGCTCCCGGTATGCCGGAGAGGCCTTCCACTCCGGGAACAGCATGGCAAGCGTCAGCAGGCCGAGCGCTTCATTCGCGACCCAGTTCCCCGTCCTGCGGGGGCCGGCCTTGAGCACGCCTGCCAGGTACTCGGCATGCTCCATCGCGGACTTGACGAAAGTATAGTTTGTGTCCGGCGTGAACGCTTCCGCATCTATGAAGCTGACGTAGGCGTAGGGCCACGTGTCGTCCATGCGTATGGCGGCTTCGAGTGAGCGCCATATCAGGGCAGCCTGTTCGGGGGAGTCCTTGGTGGCATCTTGTGCCATCCAGCTTTGCATCTGCTCGACCCAGGCCTGCGTGTAGCGCTCATCTCCCGTGAGCAGGTAGGCATCGGCCAGCGGGCGCCAGAAGGGCATGCGGTTGATGTAGTATTCGAACTCGCGGGTGTATACAGGTGACTCGGTCGGGACGGGATTCGCAGTCCAGTTGATAGTCTCTCCGAAGTCGATATAGAGCGGGTCTTCGCGGTACTCTGGTGGGATAATCCCCTGCACCGGAATACGCCCCTCGACGATGGCGTCAGCGATAGCGACCGGATTTTGCTCAATCCTGGTCTCGTGGAAATGGTTTCTGAAGAGTTCCTGCCACTGCGAGTCTGTGAAGTCCCGGCGATAATCCAGGTAGAGCGCCTTGGCAGTCTCTGTGTCGTCCGCAGCAAGCGCCTCCTGCACAGGCTCGAGCATGGGCGAGGCATCCCATCTGATCCTGGCCCAGAAATCCTCCTCAGAGATCAGCGCTCTTTTTTTTTTCCGAGTACTGGAGTGAGCGGTGTCTGAGGGGCAGCCTCTTCAAACGTTACATGGCTCCAGCAGACGGTGCCCTGAGTCTGGGCACTGGTTAGCTGTATGTTGACCAGACGTGTCTGTGGCGGAAACTCAACCACTGCGTCGATCTGTGTCCATTCTTCGGGCAGCTGGGTGGTTTCGATTTGAGCCGGTGGGCCGACGCTCAGCTCCACTTTGTTTCCCAGGCCGATATACAGGTGTTGCCCGAGTTTGGCATCCTGCCCATCAGCGTTTTTGCACAAAACACGTATGACCAGGCCGGGGGTGTCCGGCTTTACGGCCATACCGGGTTCGGTCTTGATCCAGGCGCTTATCCGGTAGCGTTTGCCTTCTTGTACGGCTATGGCCTCTGTCGATGAGAATGCATAGCGCGCAAAAGACGCCGAACTCATCGCGACACTGGGCCGATTTTCCGGCCCGTCATGGCTGATCGAGTACTCGCACTTGCTCTGCGCAGAGCTGGATGGGACGAATAGGTACCAGCCATCCCGGCCCTTCTCGAAAGAGCCATTGTGGAGGAGTTGCTCGCTGCCATAGCCAGCGCTGCATGTGAAGGTTGCTGCTGCCAGCAGCAAACTCGTCCACGTGCGTTTGCATAAAACCTGAATCGAAAACGAAGCCATAGAAAACCGGGTGTGCGTGAATACCGTGGGTGCGATGACGACTAGCGACGTGCCTTCCTGAGGCGTACGAGCAGTCCTACGCAAAGGATGCCGCCCCACAGCGCGAAGTCTGAAGCTTCGGGGATCGCATTGATACTCACATTGCTGAATGTGATGCTCTTGGCGGCGGTTCCGCTGCTGTCGTTGACGAACGCGATCGTATCAAACGTCATGCCGCCGGTGGTGGTAAATCCGGTCGTGTATAAATCTGAGCCGTTGAGGGCGACGGTTACATTCACATTGCTGCTCTCGTCGAGAAAGTAGGTGATGGAGAGGGCGCCGTTGAGCGTGTTGGAATAGCTGCCGGTGTTCGTGGTGTCGGTAGTCCGGTCACTCCCGAAAAACATATCCCCGTCTGTCCCCGTCTCGTAGGTCGTGTCGGACGAGGTCTGCCTGACGATGACAAAGATACCGGCATCGTTGGATGCTGAGGCATTGAACGCCGAACCATCCTCCAGCGGTGTGCCTCCGCTATTGAAAAGCCCAACGC
This genomic interval from Ruficoccus sp. ZRK36 contains the following:
- a CDS encoding alginate lyase family protein, with protein sequence MLEPVQEALAADDTETAKALYLDYRRDFTDSQWQELFRNHFHETRIEQNPVAIADAIVEGRIPVQGIIPPEYREDPLYIDFGETINWTANPVPTESPVYTREFEYYINRMPFWRPLADAYLLTGDERYTQAWVEQMQSWMAQDATKDSPEQAALIWRSLEAAIRMDDTWPYAYVSFIDAEAFTPDTNYTFVKSAMEHAEYLAGVLKAGPRRTGNWVANEALGLLTLAMLFPEWKASPAYREQALARLEKEMSRQVNADGSQKELSPWYHDVTISRFRRALDLLKTAGTSPSAYFEQGLRSMYAYERAMMDQAGNVPMFNDGLPLNTKSTLRSSLDLWDDPEISYVVSGGDQGQAPALCDWLPDAGYAIFRSGWSPDDFTLWFDAGPPGIEHFHQDRLGLILSVGGRELLTEAGHCIYDSSEWRSYALGTAAHNTLLVDGKQQHASGSQTKVENRWCATPGFVLAEGVYDAGYQQAVYERRNYWPIGYEGELDKSIRHVRSVLYLEPALFVVWDRLLGSGHHRYEALFHFDAPTEIDAETLAVSAHDSEGRGIELYPLESSALEVSSVSGQTDPVLGWRTFKRHPLHTIIYAKEAEAPASFVNILMPVMQGHPTLNASAKAPGKWNLEAGEKSWQLMLSPDGQTPQKWSPEALPELQINTLLGIQGRADDGSEWAGADGAVSFSLGETTYTLSSTSTVYFVRTKSADGVSYELQNAKGAQDIVLISEDNSRQPITPGGSITFDLH
- a CDS encoding glycoside hydrolase family 31 protein, producing MYFNKYPFSQNFQFASGYEPKAHFQFAGETRPVEVNTCRPGIFRLTVRGASWDENYSQAELNPEAVEDGQPYQLEITPEGAIHLSNTDGQTLLQSLPQRTFGKCGTASMFRFCHQQEYRYYGAGSKVTGFEHTGLRTKFWNTDVFADFPLEQIVAGRPDPYYVSVPYLIIQTPAGWVGLLYNNPQATFLSIAARLKIESFTQVCTGDEDAILIGAESGQPDLFILAAPTLAALTRQFQQMVGTTPRPPLWALGYQQSRWGYRSVSQLQALREDFEQHDIPVDGLWLDIDYMDGFRVFTADPAENPDFAEEVMALSKAGHPVVPIIDPGVKMDPDYDVYQTGHAQNAFCKNPEGTEFVGLVWPGLTVFPDFSREEVRQWWADQAETFARQGFVGAWLDMNDPAAGKSNPYDMRFGADGEHPHETYHNQYALGMARATREGFERAHPEKRIFLLTRSNFLSGGKYAAVWTGDNVANFHYLRMMIPTCLNLSLSGIPFNGADVGGFDGDTCPELLRAWFKAAFLTPFFRNHSVLNSIKQEPWAFDQKTLEICRAFIRLRYLLMPYLYQQFIAQQEWGDAIMRPLFYDFNSSDELDLSYVDDAFMVGPSILHAPCLSEDETKRRIPLPAGQDWYQPFEDEWTTGGSPLQYTENAETSGVFFREGSIIPLRQDEPSANATDLLHVNFLIVGRPGTEREFSYHYTADDGDSLSYQDGVISTMDIHVRISEKRIEVEWAQPIDRYGKIVPAFSFVGAFDEIRVNGASVEAGENDFSKLWQHTMKGVRGTPSPTPFCGASV
- a CDS encoding CusA/CzcA family heavy metal efflux RND transporter; translated protein: MLQKLIDCALRNKLVVVLLTLAVMASGYWSYKQLPVDAFPDVSPALVQVFTVTSGLGPEEVEKFVTFPVEASMSGLPDVEEIRSVSNFGLSVVSVYFKDGTDIYHARQLVGERLSEAREAIHDGFGEPQMGPISTGQGLVLYYNLIDTTGQYSLEELRSIQDWVVKYNLQTVPGVTEVLGIGGQVKQFQVNVDPDALLRYNLSLGEVIERIKANNQNVGGQFIEHNGEMFIVRSEGLVGDQRDLERIVITHEDGTPVYLEDVATVDIGGEIRQGMQTRNGEGEVVSGMVIKLYGSNSSTVIEAVEKKLAEIEKALPEGVIIDAYYQQKTLVQAAVGTVTRALLQGIGLVVLVLLVFIGGFRPSLVVAISIPFSVLFAAIAMYYFGISANLMSLGGLAIAIGMMVDGTIVMVENSDRLLRQADARESKFRVIARACREVAQPITFAILIVVLVFIPLFTLQGVEGKMFRPLAYTVALAMFGSLIYALIGAPVYSALLMRKPRRKKDAAHGESRDIWIVRALVSVYRPIVGLFVRVRVLAVMLSVLLLALGAWIFPRLGSEFTPRLMEGDIIANLTMAPSVSLGETMRNSLIAEKRLLTVPEIEQAVSRIGRGEVGAHADPINTVHMMVVLKPKDQWRAGFTQIDVENAMREALEGMPGVQVNITQPIQLSVDELIGGSKAQLAIKLFGADLDVLKVKGEEIADVVNGIEGAADVQTGQVIGSPQIVIRPDREAIARHGLNLSEVQELIEAAVGGVEAGQIYEGVQRYDIYVRYQEQARDSLEDLSHLIVRTSEGTLIPLDEVATIDEIVGPRQIVRENNQRYLEIQANVVGRDIGGFVAEAQTAIEAQVELPSGYLVSWGGQYELQQEANKRLAVVVPVTLALIMLLIYMSFGSVKNTALILLNIPLALVGGVAGLWLAGENLSVPSSIGFIALFGIALGNGMVLMTYLNQLVREGKNVDDASIEGACLRVRPVLMTAGTTLLGLLPLLLATGTGSEVQRPLALVVIGGLLSSTVLTLLVIPALYKWFAINPRLEA
- a CDS encoding TolC family protein, translated to MGVSAGTLPAEPTSAVETITLQTALHRAIPNDPRLGLNSALADAADGQIEQADLPPNPVVGAEVENFLGTGPITGVQGLEVTLGFSQVIETADKQARRTALARRERDIVDWQREVALSELEAEVRASFTEILLAQESVELRQEQLELAEQSERETARLVEAARSSQVELSRAVLAVRQQRYALEQALRYLSVAKANLVMLWGPQAEADFDVEGTIRLEPDVPAFSDLVASLTNTVHLGQYEALRSSREAALELEKAQAVPDFEVFAGGRYFNEDNGNFGFVAGIEVPWPLFDRNQGNIRTARAQVRAVEYEREALRRELLIRLNRAYQALTSAHAEAMSVQEQLMPGAEQALADISAGYERGQYTQLDVLSSRETLFEVREAYLGALQRYTAAQIEIQTLTRPVNGRP
- a CDS encoding efflux RND transporter periplasmic adaptor subunit; protein product: MRPTLFLATLLGLSQATLAYSDTDTHDHGDHSGHSHADEGSPADGHGDEDEHHDHEEGVVVLSPEVLEEFGIELAQAGPGTLHEEVILPGEIQFNREHVAYVTPRYASTVLEIKARLADPVKQGQVLAMLESTDTLRPFEITAPFDGVITAYEITQGETVEAGAPLFTVADLSTLWADLRIYQRDLGKVTRGQPVLITGGHEGGEFRGTVGYIAPVIDEHTRTGLVRVVVENAEGLWKPGQFIKGSVTVGNHHADIVIPRTAVLDYEGQTVVFVQTDDGFEPRPIVLGHGDADSLAVESGLEPGETYVAQNPISLKAELGKGSFGGHQH